The genomic interval GGCCTGGACGACAGAAGTGACGGCCACCTCGGGAAGGGGCCTTGTGTCGAGCCTCGCAGAATATATGACTCCCAGTGTACCTTCCGCTCCGGTAAGCAGAGCGGCCTCTCCCTCGAGGGGACTCTCGATCACTTCACCCTCGATCGTTATCCAGGTAAGTGAAAGGACATATCTTCTGGTCACGCCATACTTATAGGCTCTCGGGCCTCCAGCGTTCTCAGCGATATTCCCCCCGATGGTCGAAACCTTGAGGCTGGCCGGGTCAGGAGGATAAAAAAATCCATGAGGGTACAGGTAGTCCTGGAGCTCTTTATTGACGATGCCTGCTTCGACTTCGACAGTCGAAGCACCACGGTTAAAATCGATCACTCTCCGCATTTTTTCCGTTGAAATGACCAGGCCACCACCGACAGGAACGCTCCCGCCGGAAAAACCGGTACCCGCTCCTCTCATGAAGACTGGCAGGCCGACCCTCCCGGCTTCACGCACGATACGGACAAGCGGATCCAGTCCTTCTGGAAATACGACGCCAAGACAATCGCCCTTCCTGCCTGTAGCGTCGAAATTGTATGAAAATCGGTACTGGGCTCCCGTGTGTATTCTTATGTCACCAAGACGCCTTGATAACTCTTCGACAGCTTTTCTCATAGGCCTCGGATCCATTCACTGATGCCGGCCTCAGAACCGGAAGACATCTGCCTGAACGACTAGACGTAATCGCGGACGAACGACTCGAACCGGTCGAGAGCCGCGTTCAGTGTTTCCTCAGAAGCAGCAAACGAGAAACGTACCATATTGTCGCATCCAAAGGGACCACCGGGGATCAAAAGAAGCCCCTTATCGGCAAGCAGCTTCTCGCAGAACTCCCCACTCCCCGACACACCACATTTGCCATATAGCCCCGAGACATCGGCGAAGAAATAGAAGGCCCCACCTGGCTCGGGATAGGTGATACCCGGCACTTTGGCAAGCCTGGCATTAAACATATCCCGTCGTTTCTCGAAAGAAGCCTTCATCATGTCACGGTCATCGGCTCCATTTTTTACAGCCTCGACGGCAGCCCACTGGGATATCGCGTTCGGACACCCGGTCGCGTGTGCCTGGTATGCTCCCATCCTGTAAGCGACCTGTTCGCTGGCCAGAGCATATCCCACACGCCAGCCTGTCATGGCGTAACTCTTTGAGACTCCAGTCACGACCACGCAGCTATCCTTCAGTTCCGGCACCAGTTTCACAGGTGAATGATGTTCGTGTCCTCCGTATACCAGGTATTCATAGATCTCGTCACTGATGAGAGCTATTCCCTCTTCCAGAAGAAACCGAGCTATAGCCTCCATATCAGAAGGAGAATATACTGTTCCCGCCGGATTGTTCGGTGTGTTCAACAAAATCGCTTTCGGCCTGCTCTTTTCCACTTCAACCTTGAGACGGTCCACGGTCAACCTGAACCCATCGTCTACCGAAAGCTCGACGATATTGGGAACCGCTCCGACCAGCTTTATCATCTCTGGATAACTCACCCAGTATGGAGTCGTGATCATCACCTCATCGTCAGGATCTGTAAGCACGAACAATGCGTTGAATATCGAGTGTTTCGCTCCGTGGGAGATCACCGTCTCCTTCCAGCCATAATCCACACCGAGTATTCCGGAATATTCTTCTGCTACCGCTTTTCTGAGAGGGGCAATTCCCGCTGCCGGAGTGTATCTGGTCTTACCTTCGTTAATCGCCCTGATACCGGCGTTCCTGATGATCTCTGGAGTATCGAAATCAGGTTCTCCCGCAGCAAGGGCCACGACATCCTCACCAGCTTCTTTAAGAGCGTTTGCCTTTGTATTGAGACTGAGAGTGATCGAAGGTTCGATCTCCGAAGCCCTTTTGCTGACGATATTCGTCACTTCGTTCCTCCTTGGAAATGATCAGTTATGGCTTCCATTCCCTGAGCCTGTCTGAAACAGACTCGGGAACGAGACATTCGACAGATCCACCGAGCCTGTAGATCTCCTTCACTAGTGAACTGTGCAGGTAGATATACCTCTCGTCTGGCATAAGGAATACTGTCTCAAAATCGGGAAGCAGTTTTCTATTCATCAGGGCTATCATCAATTCGTACTCAAAATCGGATACAGCTCTCAATCCCCTGATCACGACATCTACCTCTCGCGCCTTGAACTCGTCTACGAGAAGGCCGTCAAATGTGACTACTTCCACACTATCGAGATCGACCAGACTCTCTTTCACCAGCTGAAATCGCCTCTCAAGATCCAGGAGTGGTGATTTATGTACTCCGGCGGCAACGGCCACGATGACCCTGTCGAAGATCCTTGAGACTCTTCTGACGATATCTACATGTCCATTTGTAATAGGATCGAATGTTCCCGGATACAGAGCCGTTCTTTTCTTCACAGCCCTTCACCTCCTTGACAATCAGGATTCCTCTTCGTTTCTGTATCTGAAATAAGTAACGATCGTTTGACCGAATTTCCTTGTTCTGAGCTTTTCTATCCTGCCAAACTCATTACCTTCTATTTCTTTACCGGTCTCTATGATGAACATCTTGCAGATGTCCTCCCGCGCTTTGCCCAGCATGGAAGCGAGTTTTCCACCAAGACTGGAAGCGTAAGGTGGATCAGCCAGGATAAGGTCGTAACGGCCTTCTGCCTTGATCGCATTTTCAAGAAATCTGGTAGCATCGCCCCGATGGACGACAGCCTGTTCTTTCGAAAATCGGCAACGCTCGATATTCGTTCTCAAGGCCTTGATGATCGATGGGTCCTGTTCGACGAAAACCGCCCTCGAGGCCCCTCTGCTGAGCGCTTCGATGCCCATCGAGCCGGAACCGGCGAACAGGTCGAGTACAACAGCATTCTGAACATCGGAATATAATGTATCGAAGACAGAGCCTTTCACGATCTGAGCCGTCGGCCTGAATTGCGGACCTTTCCCGCCCCTGAGAGCTATTCCCCTGTTCTTTCCTCCGATTACGCGCACGTAGCAACCTCCCTTGCAGTCCATGAACAGCCGTGGCCCGGCAGACCGGACCTCGCAGACAACTCAGGATATAGAACAGACAGGGTCCGGGCAAGGGAAAATAGAAGCGAACGGGGTATAAAAAAGCCCCCGGGTGTCAGGGAAAACTCCCGGGGGCACGACGTTCAGTGGAGGGGGCAAGGTTATTCCACTATCGTCGGAGTAACAAAAATCACAAGTTCCGTCTTTTTGCTGGATTTGCTCTTCGATGAGAAAAGCCTGCCGAGGAACGGGATATCCTTGAGGAACGGCACACCACGTATCACTTCGGTGTCTGACTTCTTGATAAGTCCACCGATAACAGCCGTGTCTCCGTTCTTCACTATGACCCTGGTATCGGCTTCAGCGGTAGCTATGATAACGCCACCCTGGGCCGTTGATTCAGCCTGAAGTTCGCTTACCTCGGGATGAAGATCGAGTGTGATCGTCCGGTCGGCATTCACGTGAGGAGTGACCCTCAACATGATAC from Candidatus Latescibacterota bacterium carries:
- the rsmD gene encoding 16S rRNA (guanine(966)-N(2))-methyltransferase RsmD translates to MRVIGGKNRGIALRGGKGPQFRPTAQIVKGSVFDTLYSDVQNAVVLDLFAGSGSMGIEALSRGASRAVFVEQDPSIIKALRTNIERCRFSKEQAVVHRGDATRFLENAIKAEGRYDLILADPPYASSLGGKLASMLGKAREDICKMFIIETGKEIEGNEFGRIEKLRTRKFGQTIVTYFRYRNEEES
- the coaD gene encoding pantetheine-phosphate adenylyltransferase, which encodes MKKRTALYPGTFDPITNGHVDIVRRVSRIFDRVIVAVAAGVHKSPLLDLERRFQLVKESLVDLDSVEVVTFDGLLVDEFKAREVDVVIRGLRAVSDFEYELMIALMNRKLLPDFETVFLMPDERYIYLHSSLVKEIYRLGGSVECLVPESVSDRLREWKP
- a CDS encoding pyridoxal phosphate-dependent aminotransferase, with translation MTNIVSKRASEIEPSITLSLNTKANALKEAGEDVVALAAGEPDFDTPEIIRNAGIRAINEGKTRYTPAAGIAPLRKAVAEEYSGILGVDYGWKETVISHGAKHSIFNALFVLTDPDDEVMITTPYWVSYPEMIKLVGAVPNIVELSVDDGFRLTVDRLKVEVEKSRPKAILLNTPNNPAGTVYSPSDMEAIARFLLEEGIALISDEIYEYLVYGGHEHHSPVKLVPELKDSCVVVTGVSKSYAMTGWRVGYALASEQVAYRMGAYQAHATGCPNAISQWAAVEAVKNGADDRDMMKASFEKRRDMFNARLAKVPGITYPEPGGAFYFFADVSGLYGKCGVSGSGEFCEKLLADKGLLLIPGGPFGCDNMVRFSFAASEETLNAALDRFESFVRDYV